The following nucleotide sequence is from Pristiophorus japonicus isolate sPriJap1 chromosome 12, sPriJap1.hap1, whole genome shotgun sequence.
TTCTGCCCGCTcggttttttaaaaatatattaattCATGGGTAGTGGGCGACActgacaaggccagtatttattgcccatccctaattgccctcgagaatgtggtggtgagccgccttcttgaaccgctgcagtccgtgtggtgaaagtgccccCACAGTGGGGGAGTAACTTCGTCGTAGcggtttagtacaactgagtggcttactagactatttcagagggcagttaagagtcaatcacattggtgtgggtctAGAGTTAATTATGTTTGTCAATAGACTTTAAAGAAAGATTTGCCAAACATGTTTTCATGAAGGTAGTATCACTTTGATCAGCAATGTCATCTTTCCCACCCAGTCACTTTATTGCTCACACTGCCATGTTTTGTTTGGGTCAGATCTACCTGCATGCGTAGatagggagaagctgtttccactggcaggaggatcacTAAGCAGAGGTCATcggtttaagataattgacaaaagaaccagaggaggagatgaggagaattagggggcgaaattcgggagcgccccgtttgggggcggtaatcttCGCGAGGCGAGACTTCCTGggcctggcgcagaagtcccgcacTGCGACCTAAATTGGGGTCACCGCCTCTGACAGGAAGTGAAGCCCAATatcgggcgctccacttcctctcgggtccGGTTCGGGGGCGCTACCCGGGTGAATGTCGGAGCGCTACGCGGCCTCTCCGTGTGGTGCTGCCATGATCCCAGGACCCTCCGctcccattaaaggcaagggcatgCTGCGTGCTCTGCAGGGTTTTCAGAGGCCTCCCCTGGGCCACCGTGGATGCGCTGGCCGCAGACCGGCACCGAAGCACaatgccgggctgcaccatcgcggcacggaccccgtgagAATCGACACGGGGGCCGGAGCGGTAAGTCGGAGGGCAACGTAAAATTACACTGTGCACCTCCCCGTTAAATTTCGCCCCGCGAGCCAAGTGCGGCCCGGTTCGTAATctacgaggctggcgctgacatcgcccacagtggcctcacggggcgctgcccaAGTTCCGTTGTGGGACGGAAAGGGGTCACCACGGGGCGAAAAGGGGTTgcagcgcatggtgatgatgtcatcgctggagGTGTAGCGGCCCGGGGCGCAACAAGCGGGTGTGCAGCGCTACTGGTttcgcacctccgctaactcccgctcaatttcacaggagccgatagcagccacccaccccccccccctgccccccagcaAAAATACATTCGCGTCCCATTAGCGCTCCCCAGAAGTGTTGACGGGAAGCACACAGCAAAAGAATTTCATCCCCTTGTTATTTACGCAGCGAATTATTACGATCTGGAACGcgatacctgaaagggtggtggaggcagattcaatagtaactttccaaagggaattagatatatacttgaatgggaaaaaattgcagggctgtggggcaagagcaggtgggagtgggactaatttaatagctctttcaaagagatggcacaggtacgatgggccaaatggcctccttctgctctgtgtgattctataattctatgaaagagTGTCTGGTTTGACTGCCTTGGTGGAGAATTTTTTAAAGCATTCAAACTTGCCGATAATTTCCCCCAGTCTAGCTATGGATTGGAGAATTTATGAATCAATTGTGGCATATTTGGCCAATATAATTTCGGGGCTAAGGGGAAAGTGCGGGGATAAGGggacggagaggggggggggaagtgggactaattggagagctcttccaaagagccagcataagcacgatggaccgaatggcctccttctgtactgtatgattctatgagttagTGCCTCACTACAAGAGGGAAAAAAATGTATACACCTTTTTGGAAATATATGTAAAGACACAAGAAAGGATGCAATCTCCTTGCCAGTGAGACTGTGTCAACAGAAAATATTCTGCATGGTCCTGGGTTGCCCAGCAGGGTAAAGGTTAAAGGGCAAAGTGCATGATTCCCCACTCCCAGTGAGGCTAAGCTCGAGGGGAGCACAGGTCAGAGACAGGCCTACAGCATTGCAGCCATAATTCTCCGACCTACACTCCTTATCAGCGTGTCTCCCCGCTAGGAGCACGGTATAAGCCCTCAAAGGCAGTGAAGGGAGGTTCAAAATTCTCaccttgttttcaaatttctccacggccctcgcccctccctatctctgtaacctcctccagccccacaaccccccgagatgtctgcgctcctccaattctgacctcatgAGCATCGCCaaatttaatcactccaccattggcggccgtaccttcagctgcctgggccctgagctctggattcCCTCCCGAAATCATAAAACCAACCactcttggtcacctgtcctaatatctccttacgtggctcggtgtcaaattttgtttgagaacgtTTCTGTGAAACGCATTGGAATGCTTTACCTCGTTAAAGaaaaacttaaatttatatagcgtctttcacgaccaacgggcatctcaaaaagcactttacagccatataagtacttttggagtgcagtcactattgtaatgtgggaaatgcagcagccaatttgcacacaagcaagctcctacatacagcaatgtgataatgatcagataatctgttttttttgttatgttggttgagggataaatattggccaggacaccggggataactcccctgctcttctccgaaatagtgccacgggatcttttatgtccacctgagagagcagacgaggcctcggttaacgtctcatcggaaagacggcaactctgacagtgcagcattccctcaacactgcactggagtgtcagcttagatttttttgtactgaagcctctggagtgggacttcaacccacaaccttttgactcagaggcgagtgtgcttcccactgagccacggctgacactaaagggTAACTTAAGGGCAACTTGTTATTGTTGTCGTCGTTGTTGTTATAGCACCTAAGAGAAAATGAAGTCCTGTCCTGTGCTTGATAATGGAACAAAAGGCAACAAACACTGGAAGCGTTAAAGAATAGATTTAATTTGTCCAAGTCGTGTGTTACAACCTAAGTATTCAGAACAAAAATAAAAAGGAATTCTGCAGTTTTAAGTTAGACTTTCTTTTTTAACAGCACCCACCAACCCATACAACATTCAAATCATTTTCCAATCCGCGCCATTAGTTCAGCGTTGGCCGCAGCTTTCGCCCTCATATCTTTCGCTTTGGCGAGGTCGATgaggatgctgaggatgttggtgggCACATCGAGAGACAAGGAGAACCTGGTGTCCTTGCTGTTCCTCCTGGACAACAACATCTCCCTCCTCCGCTGGAAGTCAAAGGGGGACTGGAGCAGGAAGGGCAACGTTCTCCTCGGCCAGTAGGTCTCCTCGCCGAAGGAGCCGGCCACCGCGGGGTATTCGCCTTCGACTAGCGAGGGGTCGGGGGACCGCTTGCTTTTCTCCGCCGGCAGCCCGTCGGTCAGGAGGGTCCCAAGCCCCCGGCTTCGGTTGAGGATCCTCACGGTCAGGAGTCTGGCTGTTCCCTCCTCTGCCATCTTGGCTGCGCTTTCCTCATAGCCATAGCCGCCCGCAAACCTTTCGCTCCTGGCCTCGTGAGCTTTCAGCGAGATCACACACATGATGAGGAGAGCTGAGAGCGCCACGAAGCTCTGGCTTAACATCCCGAATCCGATCTGCAGAAAAAGATAACATCATGGAATTGGGACCAAGTGAAGTTGTATCAACCACCTCCACCGCAACACTACAGAAAGGATgtggagcgattgagtagactaggcctatattctctagagtttagaagaatgagaggtgatctcattgaaacatactaaattcttacagggcttgacagggtagatgcagggaggatgtttgccctggctgggatgtctagaactagggatcacagtgtcagaataaggggtcagccatttaagactgagttaaggagaaacttcttcactcagagggtggtgaatctttggaattctttaccccagagggctgtggaagctcagtctttgagaatattcaagacagagatcgacagattttgggatattaagggaatcaagggatatggggatagtgcaggaaagtggagttgagttcgaagatcaggcatgatctcattgaatggcggagcaggctcgaggggtcgaatggccaactcctgctcctaattcttatgttcttatgatacaatTTGAAAAAATGTGTTATATAATTTGTACACCATCGGTGATCTCAACCAGTAACAAGGGAATTATAAGGTCTCTGTATTGCCCAGCGCTGGGTTTGGGGTGGTCATTTCACCAAAAGTGATTTTTTTTGCGCTGGTGTGAGAAGCGCAGCCCTGTCACGGATTTGGGGTCTCTGATGATAAGAAATGTTGCCTGCGCCAATGAGGCATTCGTGCAGTGCTTGCGGGACGCAACGTTCAGCGCAGCACGGACGAGCCGCGTCGTACAAACgcctcacaacgtccctcccctttatTTAAGGGGAGGgctactgcgaactctgcagcccactgagccaccgGGGAAGCTGTCGGCCGACAGCAAAAAGATGGTGGCCGCC
It contains:
- the LOC139276949 gene encoding urocortin-3-like produces the protein MLSQSFVALSALLIMCVISLKAHEARSERFAGGYGYEESAAKMAEEGTARLLTVRILNRSRGLGTLLTDGLPAEKSKRSPDPSLVEGEYPAVAGSFGEETYWPRRTLPFLLQSPFDFQRRREMLLSRRNSKDTRFSLSLDVPTNILSILIDLAKAKDMRAKAAANAELMARIGK